The following proteins come from a genomic window of Falco cherrug isolate bFalChe1 chromosome Z, bFalChe1.pri, whole genome shotgun sequence:
- the LIFR gene encoding leukemia inhibitory factor receptor, with product MWNNSSLCCLLALAILCLRSLIYSQEIGSLGHPWNFKCVTHNLRKMICTWDVSLKGRHGQTDFCYTTNDLPPPVCFKTKEKRVEIPVPESSSTVTITTNSISGTAFATKEFEIHKKDISFVPFTPHILSLTPDFSTSTLNLKWSDSGSVFPYGLDAFWQIQILRKEAMEKVIQVTYYSKLTHEDIILSWNWTSDMPLECTSHYVKIRCYINVTQFVGPKDWSDWSPVEEVPGKDTEPNGSGVFPQDTVVAVGSDVTICCVHEEGQQIQRMTYGPEVYPMIHLSSRSSAIRVLNASASDTSGTNVVCILSEDEMDGTVLFVGYAPDTPQNLSCETFNFLIIKCTWKPGRPSGLYGKRRTKYSLFERISGKNVSCEVNEMNRERVCGFPVLADQNTYDFILGVSNPIGQTESSLMVDLTQRVHPKTPEKLTVSGNSSTSVRLRWFINGSFAEIRLLCQIEISSGHYERKLHNVSMPGGKFSIYTAQLNALHPYTKYQFRVRCSSADHFWRWSDWSRIEEHTTLEAPPARGPDIWRERSPSGRSLKIFWKPLSLSEANGKILSHEVSCYLLETPLEYKEVTEPSNSTEIKLGKNDCVVSVVAKNHAGSSPPSRITSVELPSNNVKTDRAIAMGNGIYISWNSYPNMTCGYIVKWCHSSGSEPCSVDWQKFPSNTTDAVIKSALFRPGVRYSFSLYGCKSSGYQLLKNITGYMKELPPKRAPNFTVEETSSDSILVKWEDIPIEDCQGFLEGYRLSFAKGEKDALKPRLSESGNPELKVKNITDLTKKSLKILDLQGKTSYQLDLQAYTAGGLSPPNSLYVVTKEDSVGLIIAILIPVAVVVLLGVVASIFCYRKREWIKETFYPEIPNPENSKALQFHKNICEGNKTLKTLEMNPCTPNSVEVVETQSAAPKIGDTEMMSLAADATVPEDGSDSEVENHVVVSYCPPIIEEEISNAPMDEPVGSSQVVYIDIQSMYQPQINKEEEPEIDLVTTAGYKPQMQLPISALKIESCSPAEEELDKIAGYRPQANTNVWNMDTPDSPGSVESNNENASFGSPCSINSRQFLLPPKDDEDSPKPSNIAWSFTHFFQNKPND from the exons ATGTGGAATAATTCaagcctctgctgccttttagCGCTAGCTATTTTATGTTTAAGAAGCTTAATATATAGCCAAGAGATAG GTTCTCTGGGGCATCCCTGGAATTTTAAATGTGTAACACACAATTTACGTAAAATGATCTGTACTTGGGATGTCTCTTTGAAAGGAAGACATGGACAAACTGACTTTTGCTACACTACCAA TGACCTCCCCCCTCCAGTGTGTTTTAAAACTAAGGAGAAAAGGGTTGAGATTCCGGTCCCAGAGAGCTCCAGCACAGTGACAATAACCACAAACAGCATTTCTGGAACTGCATTTGCTACCAAAGAGTTTGAAATTCACAAGAAAGACATCT CGTTTGTTCCTTTCACTCCACACATTCTTAGTTTAACACCTGACTTTTCAACTTCCACATTAAATCTGAAGTGGAGTGATAGTGGATCAGTCTTCCCATACGGACTGGATGCCTTTTGGCAGATTCAGATACTCCGTAAAGAAGCCATGGAAAAAGTCATACAA GTAACTTACTATTCAAAACTGACTCATGAGGACATCATTCTTTCTTGGAACTGGACATCAGATATGCCTTTGGAGTGTACATCGCACTACGTGAAGATTCGCTGTTATATTAATGTAACACAGTTTGTTGGCCCGAAGGATTGGAGTGACTGGAGCCCAGTAGAAGAGGTCCCTG GAAAAGATACCGAGCCCAATGGGAGTGGGGTGTTTCCTCAGGACACTGTGGTGGCAGTCGGTTCAGATGTGACAATTTGTTGTGTCCATGAAGAAGGACAGCAGATACAACGGATGACTTATGGACCAGAAGTATACCCAATGATACATCTAAGCAGTCGGAGCAGCGCAATCAGAGTACTAAACGCCAGTGCTTCAGATACCAGTGGGACAAATGTAGTGTGCATACTGTCTGAAGATGAGATGGATGGAACTGTCTTGTTCGTAGGAT ATGCCCCTGATACTCCTCAAAACTTGAGCTGTGAAACTTTCAACTTCCTGATAATAAAATGCACCTGGAAACCAGGCAGACCCAGTGGACTATATGGAAAACGaagaacaaaatacagtttgtttGAAAG aATATCTGgtaaaaatgtttcatgtgAAGTCAATGAAATGAACAGAGAGCGTGTCTGTGGCTTTCCAGTACTGGCAGATCAGAATACCTACGATTTCATACTAGGTGTCTCCAATCCCATCGGGCAAACAGAGTCATCACTTATGGTTGATTTAACTCAAAGAG ttcATCCAAAAACTCCAGAAAAGTTAACTGTTTCTGGGAATAGCTCTACAAGCGTCCGTCTGCGTTGGTTTATAAATGGCAGCTTTGCTGAGATCAGGCTTCTGTGTCAAATTGAAATTAGCAGTGGTCACTATGAGCGGAAACTG CACAATGTCTCCATGCCTGGTGGAAAATTCTCAATTTACACAGCTCAGCTGAACGCATTGCACCCATACACCAAATACCAGTTCAGGGTGCGTTGTTCGTCTGCTGACCACTTCTGGAGGTGGAGTGACTGGAGCAGAATAGAGGAGCACACAACACTGGAAGCCC ctccGGCAAGGGGACCAGATATCTGGAGGGAGAGAAGTCCTTCTGGAAGAAGTCTAAAAATCTTCTGGAAG CCTTTATCCCTTTCTGAGGCCaatggaaaaatactgtctCATGAAGTGTCCTGCTACCTGCTAGAGACACCACTGGAGTATAAGGAAGTCACTGAACCCTCAAACAGTACTGAgataaaacttggaaaaaatgaCTGTGTAGTTAGCGTTGTGGCCAAAAACCATGCAGGATCATCTCCTCCTTCAAGGATAACGAGCGTGGAACTTCCAAGCA ACAATGTCAAAACAGATCGGGCCATAGCAATGGGGAATGGAATTTATATTTCTTGGAATTCTTACCCCAACATGACCTGTGGCTATATAGTAAAATGGTGTCATTCATCTGGCTCTGAACCCTGTAGTGTGGACTGGCAGAAATTTCCTTCAAATACAACAGATGCAGTGATAAAGTCTG CTCTGTTTAGACCTGGTGTGAGATACAGCTTCTCACTATATGGCTGCAAATCCAGTGGATATCAGTTATTGAAAAACATTACTGGGTATATGAAAGAGCTGC CTCCAAAACGTGCACCAAATTTTACTGTAGAAGAAACTTCTTCAGATTCTATATTGGTAAAATGGGAAGACATTCCTATTGAAGATTGTCAGGGGTTTTTAGAGGGATATCGGCTTTCCTTTGCAAAAGGtgaaaaagatgctttaaagCCTAGGCTTTCGGAATCAG GGAATCCAGAACTTAAAGTTAAGAATATCACTGACTTAACAAAGAAGTCTTTGAAAATACTTGATCTTCAAGGCAAAACAAGTTACCAGCTGGACCTACAAGCCTACACTGCTGGTGGTTTGAGCCCTCCAAACAGCCTCTATGTTGTGACAAAGGAGGACT CTGTAGGATTAATCATTGCAATTCTCATCCCTGTGGCAGTGGTTGTGCTGCTTGGAGTGGTGGCCAGCATCTTTTGCTACCGAAAGAGGGAATG gattaaagaaacattttatccAGAGATCCCGAATCCTGAGAACAGTAAGGCACTGCAGTTTCACAAGAATATCTGTGAG GGGAACAAGACACTTAAAACACTGGAAATGAACCCATGCACCCCCAATAGTGTTGAAGTGGTGGAAACACAGTCTGCAGCTCCCAAGATTGGAGACACAGAGATGATGTCCCTGGCAGCAGACGCCACTGTGCCTGAAGATGGCTCTGACTCAGAAGTGGAGAACCATGTGGTTGTGTCCTACTGCCCCCCTATCATTGAAGAGGAGATCTCAAATGCCCCTATGGATGAACCTGTGGGGTCATCTCAGGTGGTTTACATTGACATCCAGTCAATGTATCAGCCTCAAATTAATAAAGAGGAGGAGCCAGAAATAGATTTGGTGACTACAGCAGGCTATAAGCCACAAATGCAGCTGCCTATCAGTGCTCTGAAGATAGAGAGTTGCTCACCTGCAGAGGAAGAATTGGATAAAATTGCAGGTTACAGACCTCAAGCAAACACAAATGTCTGGAACATGGACACTCCAGACTCTCCTGGATCAGTTGAAAGCAACAATGAAAATGCATCTTTTGGGAGCCCGTGCTCCATTAATTCTCGACAGTTTCTGCTTCCCCCAAAAGATGATGAAGACTCTCCCAAACCCAGTAACATAGCGTGGTCCTTTACACACTTTTTTCAGAACAAACCAAATGATTAA